Proteins encoded by one window of Perca fluviatilis chromosome 13, GENO_Pfluv_1.0, whole genome shotgun sequence:
- the fkbp9 gene encoding peptidyl-prolyl cis-trans isomerase FKBP9, protein MIQCVQAMLYLSVLVAFAACNAPPVPLDDILIEKTFVPEQCVRAVKVGDYVRYHYNGMFPDGKKFDSSYDRGSTYNVFVGKKQLIAGMDKALVGMCVNERSLIKIPPHLAYGKQGYGDIIPPDSILHFDVLLLDVWNPEDGVQSNTYHTPSTCSRKVEVSDYVRYHYNGTLLDGTLFDSSHTRLRTYDTYVGIGWLIAGMDQGLLGMCVGEKRIITMPPSLGYGENGDGSDIPGQASLVFDVILLDLHNPRDGITVTNQIVPESCTRKTVAGDFVRYHYNGSLLDGTFFDSSYSRNRTYDTYVGRGYVIAGMDEGLIGVCVGEKRTVTIPPHLGYGEEGTGSKIPGSAVLVFDIHIIDFHNPSDKTEITVTHKPEECDKQTKKGDFVKYHYNASLMDGTSIDSTYNYAKTYNIVLGANQVVPGMEDGLMDMCVGEKRHLVIPPHLGYGERGVTDEVPGSAVLVFDIELVEMEEGLPEGYMFIWNDEVSPDLFTEMDTDKNKQVEPSEFTDYIMRQVNEGKGRLAPGFDPYRIIDNMFSNQDRDGDGKITEAEFKLKADEAPHDEL, encoded by the exons ATGATCCAGTGCGTGCAGGCGATGCTTTATTTGTCGGTTCTGGTGGCGTTCGCCGCGTGCAATGCTCCTCCGGTACCGTTAGACGACATATTAATTGAGAAAACTTTCGTGCCAGAGCAATGTGTACGCGCAGTCAAAGTAGGGGATTATGTCAGGTATCACTACAACGGAATGTTTCCTGACGGCAAGAAGTTCGACTCAAG tTACGACCGTGGCAGCACCTACAACGTGTTTGTTGGCAAGAAGCAGCTGATTGCAGGGATGGACAAAGCTCTGGTGGGGATGTGTGTCAACGAGAGAAGCCTGATCAAGATCCCACCTCACCTAGCATATGGCAAACAGGGATACG GTGACATCATCCCTCCTGACTCTATCCTCCATTTTGACGTCCTGCTGCTCGACGTGTGGAACCCAGAGGACGGCGTCCAGAGCAACACCTACCACACGCCTTCCACCTGCTCCAGAAAGGTGGAGGTGTCTGACTACGTTCGCTACCACTACAATGGCACCCTGCTGGACGGGACGCTCTTTGATTCCAG CCACACCCGTTTGCGTACCTATGACACGTACGTTGGGATTGGGTGGCTGATCGCCGGCATGGATCAGGGCCTTCTGGGAATGTGCGTTGGAGAGAAACGCATCATCACTATGCCACCGTCACTTGGATATGGAGAGAATGGAGACG GTAGCGACATCCCAGGACAGGCGTCTCTGGTGTTTGATGTCATACTTCTAGACCTCCACAACCCCAGAGATGGGATCACagtgaccaatcagattgtgcCTGAGTCCTGCACGAGGAAAACCGTCGCTGGAGACTTTGTACGCTACCACTACAATGGCAGCCTTCTTGACGGAACATTTTTTGATTCCAG CTACTCTCGTAATCGTACTTATGACACCTATGTGGGTCGAGGCTACGTGATTGCCGGCATGGACGAGGGTTTGATTGGAGTCTGTGTCGGAGAGAAGCGCACCGTCACCATCCCCCCACATCTCGGCTATGGAGAGGAGggcacag GCTCTAAGATCCCTGGTTCAGCTGTGCTGGTGTTCGACATTCACATCATCGACTTCCACAACCCATCAGACAAAACTGAGATCACCGTCACTCACAAGCCAGAAGAGTGTGATAAGCAAACCAAGAAGGGAGACTTTGTCAAATATCACTATAACGCCTCTCTGATGGATGGGACATCCATCGACTCCAC GTATAATTATGCCAAGACATACAACATTGTCCTGGGAGCCAACCAGGTAGTCCCAGGGATGGAGGACGGACTGATGGAcatgtgtgtgggagagaaaaGGCACCTTGTTATTCCTCCTCACCTGGGCTATGGGGAGAGAGGAGTCA ctgatGAAGTTCCAGGGAGTGCTGTGCTGGTGTTTGATATCGAGCTGGTAGAGATGGAGGAAGGACTTCCTGAAGGCTACATGTTTATCTGGAACGACGAAGTGTCACCCGACCTCTTCACTGAGATGGACACAGACAAGAACAAGCAGGTGGAGCCCTCTGAG TTTACTGACTACATCATGCGGCAGGTGAACGAGGGTAAAGGCCGCCTGGCTCCTGGCTTCGATCCCTATCGCATCATTGACAACATGTTCTCCAATCAGGACCGTGATGGAGACGGAAAGATCACAGAGGCAGAATTCAAACTTAAAGCAGATGAAGCCCCTCATGACGAGCTATGA
- the LOC120571671 gene encoding cartilage-associated protein produces MAPSTSSQLFSALLIAFFTSVVNSQYEKYSFRSFPRHELMPLESAYKYALDQYTGEKWKESVEYMEVSLRLYRLLRDSEAFCNLNCSSVGLDNEQKFAEFPELRAFGNVMKRAQCLKRCKQGLPAFRQTMPSRDTIDEFDKREPYRYLQYAYFKSDNLAKAASAAHTFLLKHPNDEMMQRNMAYYKSLPGADEHLKDLETKSYETLFVRAVRAYNGENFRTSVSDMELALRDFFKNYDECLAASEGPRDVKDFKDFYPSIADHYIEVLDRKVMCESDLTPVVGGFVVEKFVATMYHYLQFAYYKLNDLKNAVPCAASYVLFDPSDEVMNNNLAYYRFHKNQWELTEEDFLPRSEALRYYNQTTMQLQMLEFSRQRLVSDDEGEVVEFIDEFLDSDELPKLEIPPKL; encoded by the exons ATGGCACCCTCCACTTCTTCGCAACTTTTCTCGGCGCTTTTAATCGCATTTTTTACCTCCGTGGTGAACTCTCAGTATGAAAAATACAGCTTCAGGAGTTTCCCCAGGCACGAGCTGATGCCTCTGGAGTCCGCTTACAAATACGCACTGGACCAGTACACCGGAGAGAAGTGGAAGGAGTCGGTGGAGTACATGGAGGTGTCTCTGCGGTTGTATCGGCTGCTGCGGGACAGCGAGGCCTTCTGCAACCTCAACTGCAGCTCTGTCGGGCTGGACAACGAGCAGAAGTTTGCGGAGTTTCCAGAGCTGCGGGCGTTTGGTAACGTTATGAAGAGGGCGCAGTGCCTTAAGCGCTGTAAACAAGGGCTGCCCGCTTTCAGGCAGACCATGCCCAGCCGGGACACCATAGATGAGTTTGATAAGAGAGAGCCGTACAGATATCTGCAGTACGCCTACTTCAAA TCTGACAACCTTGCCAAGGCGGCGTCTGCTGCTCACACCTTCCTACTGAAACACCCAAATGATGAGATGATGCAGAGGAACATGGCCTACTACAAGAGTCTGCCTGGAGCCGACGAACACCTCAAAGACCTGGAGACCAAATCCTAtgag ACACTGTTTGTGCGTGCAGTGCGGGCGTATAATGGAGAAAACTTCCGTACTTCGGTGTCAGACATGGAGCTGGCTCTGCGGGACTTCTTCAAGAATTACGATGAGTGTCTGGCTGCATCTGAGGGCCCCAGGGACGTCAAAGACTTTAAAGACTTCTACCCCTCCATAGCTG ATCACTACATAGAGGTCCTTGACAGGAAAGTGATGTGTGAAAGTGACCTGACACCTGTCGTAGGAGGTTTTGTCGTTGAGAAGTTTGTGGCCACAATGTACCactacctgcagtttgcctATTACAAAT tgAATGACCTGAAGAACGCAGTACCATGTGCAGCCAGCTACGTGCTCTTTGACCCCAGCGATGAAGTTATGAATAATAACTTGGCCTATTACCGGTTCCACAAAAACCAGTGGGAACTGACAGAAGAGGACTTCCTCCCCAGATCA GAGGCACTGCGATACTACAATCAGACCACAATGCAGCTACAGATGTTGGAGTTCTCCAGACAGCGCCTGGTGAGCGACGATGAG ggGGAGGTGGTGGAGTTTATAGATGAGTTCCTGGACAGTGATGAATTGCCCAAATTGGAAATTCCGCCGAAACTGTGA